The Candidatus Dependentiae bacterium genome has a segment encoding these proteins:
- the rpmG gene encoding 50S ribosomal protein L33: MAKVKKITTYLACEVCKSRNYTQVINKNRKVGSLVLNKFCAYKICRQHRLHKEAK, encoded by the coding sequence ATGGCTAAAGTAAAGAAAATAACTACATATTTGGCTTGTGAAGTATGTAAGTCAAGAAATTATACACAAGTAATAAATAAGAATCGAAAAGTTGGTTCTTTAGTATTAAATAAATTTTGCGCATACAAAATTTGCAGGCAACATAGACTGCACAAAGAAGCTAAATAA